Part of the bacterium genome, CGCCACGGCCCCCGCAGCCACGCCGCAGGCCGGCGCCGTGGATGTGCCCGATGTCCTCGTGGTGGAGGACGATGTCGAGACGCTGACGTACATGAACTCCTCGCTCACCGCGATGGGCTTTCGGACCGAGGGCGCGCGGGCGGCGGATGAGGCGCTGACCAAGTTCGAGCAGTACCTGCGCGAGCAGGGGCAGGGCCCGTCGGCCCTGATCACCGATCTGCACCTGCCCGGCCTGTTGGGGACAGAGCTGGCGCGGCGCGTCAAGAGGATGGCCCCCGCCACCCGGATCGTGCTCATCAGTGGCTACATCACCGAGGAGTCAACACAGATCACCTGCCCCTATGTGGATGCCATCATCAAGAAGCCCTTCCGCTTCCCTGATCTCGTACAGCATCTGAGGCAGGACCGGCCCGCCTGATCCTCCCTGTTCCCCGATGGCATTTGCTCGTTGACAGCGCCAGTAACGCTGTGTACAATACCGGGTGCTGTATAAGTTTCCCTGCGCAAACTGATACACTGGCATCCATATCGGTACATCCCTATTGCGCCGAAGGACGAGCACTGATGAGAACCTGCAATAGCTGTGGGGCGCGTAACACCGCCGACGCCACGTTCTGCGTCCGCTGCGGGGCCTCGTTTGTGGACCTGGGCCGAGATCCGGCGGACGGGACCGATGCGTTCCTTGTGACACCGGAGAGGATCCCCGATACGCTCGTGGATCAGGCGGCCACGCAACTGGCCGATGGGGACGCGGCTGCTGCCATCGAGAACTGCCGTCGGGCAGTCGCGCTCAACCCCCGGCATGTAGAGGCCTACGCCGTGCTGGGCATGGCCTTCGAGCAGACGGGCGATCTGCCGGACGCGCTGGACGCCTACGACACCGTGCTGCGGCTGGCGCCGGATCGCGCGGTGGAGCGCCAGAAGGCGGCGCTGCTGCGCCTGCGCCTCGGCCATACGCCGCCGCCGGCTCCACGACGCGCCCATGGCGAGTCGGCGTTCTCGCGCGCGGTAGCCTGGTGCCAGGAGCAGATTCGCGCCAACCCGGCGCTGGCGGCGGGGCTCGGCGCGGCCGCAGTGGTGCTCATCATCGGCTCGATCCTGCTGGTCCATGCCGGGCGGGTACAGGCCCGCGAGCAACTCCAGGCCCAGTACGATAGCGAGATCCAACTCGCCCGCCAGGCCCTCGCCGCCCAGCAGTACGCCCAGGCGACGGCGCACTACCAGGCGGCCTGGCAGCTTCTTCCTGGCGATCGTAGCGTCCGCGATGAATGGGACCAGGCGTATCGCCTGTCGCAGATCGCGGCGGCGCAGTACGCGCGCGAGATGGAGATTGCAGGGGCGCCCAAGTACATACCCAACACCACGGGCCGTAACCCCTTCGAGCCGGTGCCCATCGCTGGCTCCACCCCGGCCGTGCCCCCACCGGCCGCGACGCAGCCGAGCGCGGCACTGACAGCGCCCATTCCGGGGACGCCTCCGCCGACGGTCAACGGTGGCGCGCGGCCGTACACCGGCTGGCAGCAGCCGACGCCCTCGGCGACGACGCCGACGGTGCCCACGCCGCCCAGCTCTCGGCGCACGACGACCGTGGGTGGCAACAAGATCATCACCCCGGTGACACCGCCCAAGCCGGTCGAGAAGCCGGCGGCGCCGGCCGCTACCGACACCAGTGGCAAGCGGGGCGGCGAGATCACGATCTGGATGAGCCCGAAGCAGTCAAGCCGGCCGGCGACGCCGCAGGCCACCGACACGAGCGCGGCATCCGATGCCGCGACGCTGCGCGCCCGGGGGGAGCAGGCGGGGCGAGCCGGACGGACCGATGAGGCCATCGGCGACCTGCAACGCGCCGCCAGCGCCTATGATGATCTCGCGCGCCGCGACCCGAACAACGCGGCCGCGCATAGCCAGGCCGCGGATACGTGCCGCGCCCGGATAGAAATCCTGCGCCAGCCCAACAGGTGAGGCCATGCCCCGCGCGTCGTTTGCTTTGCTGCTCGTCGTGATGGCGTCCCTGGCGCATGACGCGGGAGCGGCCACCGCACCGCGGTCCATCGGTCTCATCGTGGACGCCTCACCGACGACCCACCCGGTTGCCTTCATGCGCTTCGCCGATGCGCTGGTGGAGGCTCTCGCGGCCTCGCGCCAGTGGGAGCCGACGGTGCTGCACGCCGACAGCCCGGTCGTGCGGGTATCGGGCGCCACCTGGCCCCAGCCGACCCGAGACAACTGGATGACCGTCGCCGACGCGCTGCAGACGCTGCTGCTCACGACCGAACTGGATGATCTGGTGGTGCTGCGCCCCATCCCGGCGGCCACCAACGACCTGGAGGTCTTCTGGCTGCGGCAGGGCGAGAAGGAAGTCCGCCGCCTACACCTGTCCGAGCCGGGGGCCGGCGATCAGGCCTATGCGGCGCTGTCGCGGAAGCTCTTGGCGCAACTGGACCAGGGCACGCAGAGTGCGCCGCTGGCCGAGCGCTTCGCGCTCGTGCCACCGTCCACGCCCGCCACTCCGGCGGCTCCACCCGCCACTGCTCCGACTGCGCCAGCCTCGTCGTCCGCGCCGGCCACGGGAGCGGCCGTGGGGGTCGGCGGGCACGAGCCGCCGACGACCGTGGTGGCCGCCGCTCCCCCTGCGACGCCCGCTACACCTGCGACGGAGCTGACCAAGCCCGGGGCGACAGAGGCCCGACCGGGGGGCCAAGCCGCCAAGCCCGACGTGCCCGCCGCTCAGCCGGCGACCGAACCCGTGGGACCTCAGGCTCCGACGACACCGGCCACACCCGAGACGCCCGCCGTCCCAACAGGGCCGACGTCCCCGCCTGCCACGCCAACCACCGCGCCGCCGGCAGCCGCGCCCGCCAAACCCGGAGAGCCCTCGACATTCCTGACTGCCGCGCAGAAGCTCATCCGTGAAGGCGACCTGCGCCGGGCGGAGGATCTGCTCGTCAAAGCGCAGGATGCCGGCGACTCGCGCGCCCAGGTGTATGCTCTGTGGGCCGAATTGGAGAAGGCGCGCCAGAACCCGATTGCCGAGCGCGCGTGGCTGCAGCGCGCCCTGGCTGAGGACGACAGTCTCACTGCGGCCCATCTGCGCCTGGCCGAGCTGCTGCGCCTGTCCGGCCTGTGGCGCAAGGCCGCCGAGGAGTACCAGACCGTCATCAAGCAGGACCCGGCCAACGTGTACGGCTACGTGGGCCTGTCAGCACTCTATGCCCGACAGTCGCAACCACGGCGCGCGGCCGAGATTCTCACCGAGGCGGTGCAGCATGTCGCGCCGGACCCGAGCCTCTACCTGCGCATCGGCGCTCTGCACGCGCAGCGCCAGGCCTGGGCGGAGGCGGAGAATGCGTACGACCGCGCCGTGCGCCTGACCCAGGGCGTCCAGCGCGCCGAGGCTCTCGACCAGCTCGGCGACCTGTACCTGCAGGCCGGGCGCGACCGCGAGGGCTTCATCTGTTACGCCGAGGCCTCCAAGCTGCGCGCCGGTGGGTCGTCCACCATGGCCGAGAAGCGCTATGATCAGATCATGCGGGCTGCTGACGCCGCCCTGCTCGATACCAGTACCCGCGCGCAGGCTGCTCTCGAGGCCTACCTGGCGGGCCAGAACGTCTACCGCGAGGAAGTCTGGGCGGCCTTCAACGACTTCCGGACGCAGGTACAGGAGATGTCCAGCTTCATCGGCAGCGTAGTGCCGCCGGCGACGGCCAAGAGTGCGCATCTGGAGCGCAAGCTGGCCTACAGCCTGGCTACCGAGGCCGCGCTGGCCGGGCTGGACTACATTGACCAGGGCGCGAGCAAGCGGCAGCGCCTGGACGACTACCGCCGCCTGGTGGGTGAGGCGCTCACCACCATCCGGGGCCTCCAGCGCCCGGCCTAGCCGCGTGGGCGCGGACGTCCCGGACGTGCCATACAGAAAGGACTGGCGGGGTTGGAGGCCGTGGGCCGAGTACTTCTGATTGCGGGCCTGAGCCTGGCGGTGGTGGGGATAGGACTGATCGTGCTGGCGCGGCTGGGCGTGTCGTGGCGGCCGCTGCCGGGCGACATCATGGTGCGGCGGCCGGGCCTGGTGATCGCCGTACCTCTGGGGACGATGCTGCTGCTGAGCCTCGTGCTCACGCTGGTACTGAACTTCATCGCCTGGCTGCGGCGCTAGGGCAAGGGGCGGCGGCACAGGCAGCAGGGGGGCGTGGCACACATGCATCGCACTACCTGTGAAGACTGAGGGCACCGGACCATGTTGATGCACGAATGGCGCAAGTACCGAGACCGACAGATCAGCAAGGTGCTCAAGGAAGCGCGCGAGGCCGAGCCGGAAGGGGCGGCCGACGAGACCACCGCGGGCGAGAACCTGGCGCCGGCGGCTGTCGCGCAGCCGACGGAGCGTAACGGCGCCACCCTCAAGTCCGGCGCGCCCAGGCCGAAGCAGATACTGGAGCGGCTGACGGCGGGCAATGACGAGGTGCGCGAGAAGCTGGAGGCGCTCGACCTCCGTCAGCAGGTGCTGCCGCTGGACATCGAGGCGGCGGCCGCGCCCCCCAAGCGCACGGGCCGCGTGACCGAAAGCCGCGAGGAACTGGTCCAGCGCCTCATGGACCCGGTACTCTCGCTGGAAGAGGCCGCGATCCTGCTGGATGTCTGTCCCACGACGGTCCGGCGCTACACCAATCGGGGCGTGCTCAAATGCTATCGCACGCCGGGCAATCAGCGTCGCTTCCGCCTGTCGGAGATCATGAGCTTCATGGAGAGGCGCCAGCGGGGGAGCTAACGACCTGATTGCCCGGCCCGGAGCGCCATGGACAAACAGGTTCTGTTGATCGGCTGCATACCGAGCCTCGAACACGAACTGCGGGGGCACTGCGGTAACCGGCTGTTGGACTTCGTTGTCCTGCCGGACCTGCGCCATCCCACCTTCCTGGGCCTCCTGCACACCGCCGACGCGATTGTATTGCACCAGGGCGGCGCCCCTCGCGACCTCCCCAACGTCTGCGCCCACGTGCGCGGCCATACCCATCGGCCGCTGCTGGTGGTGCTACACGATGCCTCGGAGGACGCCATCGCCGAGGTGCTGACGGCCGGCGCCGATGATGCGATGGCGGCCTCGACCTCCCCCCGTGAACTGCTGGCGCGCCTGCGCGCCCACCTGCGGCGCGACCAGGAGTACGCCAACGGTCATGTCCGCCCGGCCGTCGCAGTGGGAGAGCTGCTGCTGGACACCGCCCGGCACGAGGTGCAGGTGCGGGGCCGAGCGGTGGACCTGACGCCGCGCGAGTTCGACCTGCTCGAGCACCTGGCGCGCCACGCGGGACGAGCCGTGCGCCGGCAGGAGCTGCTGGAGGAGGTGTGGGGCTACAACAGCGAGATGACCACCCGCACGCTAGATGTGCATGTCGGCCGCCTACGCCAGAAGGTCGAGCACAACCCGCGCGAGCCGCAGATGATCGTGACCGTGCCGGGGGTGGGGTACAAGCTCAAGGGCGGCTAGGAGCGGGGCTTTGGTCGGCCTGAGGGGTGTCGGTGACTGCCACCGTCCGTGTCGCGGCTTCCCAGCGGACGGCGCAACCCAGGGCCTCGCCGGCCAGCCGCAGGGGCAGATACGTCACGCCATCCACCAGCAGCGGCGGCACGGCGAGTTGCACCGGATTGCGGTTCACCTGCGCGACAGGCGTCCGCACCCACATCTCCACCAGGGACCCGGCGCGGCGCAGCTCGATCTTGCGCTCCGTCGGGTACCACTGTATCTGCGCCCCGAGGGCCGCGCACACGTCGCGCATGGGCAGCAACAGGGCTCCCGCCCGCTGAACGACAGGATGCGTGGGGGCCAGCGGCCGTCCGTTGATCACGACCTTCGGGCCCTGCGCGAGCGCTGCGCCCGGTGCGAGCCAGGCGAGGACCAACAGTACAGCGAGGGCCTGGCGAAGCGGGGGACAGGGCCCTATGGCCCCGACTCTCGCTGCCCGGCCCTCGCCGCGACACGACTGTTGTTCACGTGACTTCATGGCTTGTGCTTGCTCAGTAGCTCCAGCATCGCCGCGGCGTCCACGAACCCCACCGAGCGATCCCTCTCCTTGCCGCTCGCATCCAGGAACACGACGGTCGGTATGCCGGTTACGCCGAACTGCGCTGCGGTCTGCTGGTTGGCGTCCACGTCCAGCCGTACGGCAATGTACTTCCCCGCTGCCGCCACGACTTCCGTCTGGGGCCAGGTCTCCTCATCCATCAGGCGACACGGTCCGCACCAGGTGGCGAAGAAGTCCACAAGGATCGGCTTGTGCTGGGTCCGGGCTGCCTCAAGGGCCTCGGGCAGGGACGTGAGCCAGGCGATCTTGCCGGTGTCGGCGGCGGGCTCAGCCGTGGCCTGTCCCGCGCCGGAGTTACTGGGCCAACGTCCGACAGCGAGGGTGGCCAGCAGGATCGCTACAACGGCCACTACAAGTATGCTCTTCCACATGCGCATTCAGACTCCTGTTTCCGCCCCTACAAGACGACCTCTTCCACCTTGGCGCCATGAGCGAGGGTCTTGCCGACCTTGCACAGCTCGAAGGCACTCTCGACGATCTTGCGCTGACGGGCGTCGAGCTGCTGTGGCATCGTGACCGCGGCGCGGAAGTTGTCCACACGCTTGCCGTCGTCCACCAAGTCGGCGGTGACCTTGACTTCGAGACCCTCGTACGGAATGCCCTTGTTCAGGCAGGTGAGGGCGATGACCATGCCGAGGCAGTTGCCCAGGGAAGCCAGGAGGCTCTCGGGGGGCAGCATGCCCTCATCTTCGCCGCCCATGGCAGGAGGCACGTCACAGTAGGACTGATGTCCGCGGGCCTCGCCACAAAAACGCGTCTTGCCCACATTGCGGCACGTCACTTCAAGGCTACCAGTCATGGTCGTTCTCTCCCGTCTTTATTGTCGTATTCTCGATAACACTTGAATTATAGCCAGATCATCTTGTTTGTCAAGGGGGTTCTTTGCCCGTCCGGCTACCAGCGCCTCCGGGCTCGCCCGCCACCCAGCCATCTGTGGTATAATGATTGGCGTTGTTGCGAGAGGAGGTCTCAGTTGCCCCGGAAGCTCACCCAGCGGTTGGACTGGACGCTGTTGCTGGCCGTCCTGCTGCTTGTCGCCGTCGGGTGCCTGATGATCTACAGTTCCACCCGGGCGGAGCAGGGCGCGCGCAAGCTCATGCTGCAGTTGGTGTGGTTGGCGCTGGGGCTGGTCATTCTGGCCTCGGTCACGGTGGTGGACTACAACCGCCTGGTGAACCTCGCTGTCCCCTTCCTCGGCTTCTGTGGCTTCCTGCTGATCGTGGTGCTCTTCACCGGCCACCTGGTCAAGGGGGCCGAGCGCTGGATCCCCCTCGGGCCCCTGAATATCCAGCCCTCCGAGTTGCTCAAGCTCGCCCTGATCCTGTTCCTGGGGGGCTTCCTGGCCAGCCGCGAGGAGGAGGCCCATGACTTCGGTCTGGTGTTGACCTCCCTGGCCTACGTGGGGGCGCCGACGCTGCTCGTGCTGGCCCAGCCAGACCTGGGCACACCGGTGTTGATCTTCCTGGTGTGGCTGGCCATGCTGTTTGTGGCCGGGGCGCGGGTGCTGCAACTGGGGGCCATCGCCTTTGCGTTCATCATGCTGTTCACGGCCGCCTGGGGGCTGAACATCATCCGCCCGCACCAGAAGCAGCGCCTGACCGCGTTCATCAACCCGGACGCGGACCCGCACGGGCAGGGCTGGCAACTCAAGCAGTCGCTCATCGCCGTTGGCTCCGGGCACCTGCTCGGCCAGGGCGTCTTCAAGGGCACTCAGAGCCGGCTGCAGTTTGTGCCCGACCAGGAGACGGACTTCATCTTCACGGTCATCGGTGAGGAGTTGGGCTTCGTGGGGTCGGTCGCAGTGCTGGCGCTGTTCGGGCTGGTTCTGTATCGGGCCGTGAGCATCGCGGCGGAGGCCAAGGACACCAGCGGCCGGCTGATTGCCAGCGGCGTAGCCGCGATGCTGCTGGTCCACATCGTCGTCAATGTCGGCATGGCGCTGGGCATGATGCCCGTGAAGGGCATGCCCTTGCCGTTTGTGAGCTACGGCGGCAGTAACATGCTGACGATGATGGCGGCGGCCGGACTGCTGCAGAGCGTGTACATCCACCGCCAGAAGATCACCTTCTGATCGCTACCGGCGACCAGGGAGCGTCGGCGGCGGGAGGCGAGGCCCCGGCGCGAGACGTTCGTACCTCATGTCGAAGCCAACTCCACCGAGATCGCGTGCGATTGATGGCAACAGAGTCACCCGAGCGCGTCCCCTCGCTCCGGCAGCGGCGACGCCGACCGGGGCATGTGCTGTTGCTGCTGTTGCCGGTCGCCATCCTGGCGCTCCCGGCGCAGGAGGCCCAACGCTTGCAGATCACCACACCGGTTGTGCGTGTACCGGGACTGCCACCGGAGTTCGCCGGGCTGCGCCTGGCACTCCTGGCCGACATCCACCGCGGGCCGTTCATGTCCGAGCGGCGCGTGGTGCGACTCGTGCACAGGACCAACGAGCAGAAGCCCGATGTCGTCGCCCTCGGCGGGGACTATGTGCACCGCAACCGCAAGTATATCCCCTCGGTATGGAAGGACCTGGGCGGGCTTCACGCCCCGCTGGGCGTGTATGCCGTCCTGGGCAACCACGACCACTGGGAGGGCGCCGAACTCACCGCGAAGGCCATGGCCCATGCCCACATCACGAACCTGACCAACCGCAGCGTGCGCCTGCAGCGGGGCAAGCACTCCCTCGTCATCGCGGGCCTGGATGACCCGTGGGCGGGGCGCCCGGACCTGCCGGCGGCGCTGGCGGGTGTTGGGCCCCGCGAGGTTGCCATCGTCATCTGTCACAATCCCGACTACGTCGAGCAGGCCCACGACCCGCGGGTGAAGCTGTGGCTGACGGGGCACACGCACGGTGGGCAGGTCTGCCTGCCGGGTGGTCGGCCCCTCGTCAACATCTCCCGCTGCGGCTATGTCAGCGGCCTGAGGCAGCTTCAGGGGACGCAAGTCTACACGACGCGCGGGGTCGGCACGGTGGCGCCGCCGGTGCGCTGGAACTGCCCGGCCGAGTTGCCGGTCATAGAGCTGCAGCCCGCGACGCCGCACGCGAAGGCTGGTGAGTAGATGCGCGTCCGAGTAGCCGCCATCGTCGTGCATGAGGGCCGTGTCCTGCTGGTCTCCACCAAGCGCGGGAAGCCGGGCTATCTCGTCCCGCCCGGTGGGGGGGTGGAGGAGGGCGAGGGGCTGGCGGAGGCGGTGGAGCGCGAGGTGCGCGAAGAGGCGGGGCTGGTGGTGCGAGCGGGCAAGCTGCTGGCATACCGCGAGCTGCAGATGAGCCGGGGCCTGGCGCTGGAGCTGTACCTGAGCGCGTGGCTCGACCCCGGCGAGGCCCCTCCCGACGAGCCGGCGGAGGAGCGAGACGTCCTGTGGGTGGCACTGGACGAGCTGCCCGGCCTGCCGCACTTCCCGGAGCAACTGGCCGAGCTGGCGTGCCTCTCCGCGTCCGGTGAGGGCGGGGCGCTGTTCCTGGGAACAGCCGATCTGCGGGCGGTCGTCGAGGCGTCAAACATGACGAAGAGGGAAGCGAACGGTGAGTAAGCGCCTGTGGCAGATCGTCGTGGCCGCCGCGGTCGTTCTTGTGCTGGGCATCCTGGTGGGCCTGTACGCGACCGGGCGCCTGCCCGGCCGGCAGGCGGCAGTAACGCAGCCGGTGCCGCCGACCCCAGAGCGCACGACGACACGGCAGCCCCGGCCGCGACCGGCGGGCCTGTCCCTGCGCGGCCAGGTGGAGGCCGCCCAGACCCGGGAAGTCACGTCGCCGCGGGACGGCCGCGTCGTGGCCCTGGGGTGCAGCGAGAGACAGCCCGTAGCCCAGGGGCAGTTGCTCATGCAGGTGGACGTGCCGGCCCTGCGCCAGCAGCTTGCGGACGCCAAGAAGCGCCAGGCGCATCTGCAGGCCCTGCTGGAGAAGGCCGATGACCCGGAGTTGAGGGACAAGCTGCAGGCGGCGGAGGCACACGCGTCCGAGGCGGTCGCGAAGCAGCAGCAGATGCAGGCGGAGCTAAGCGAGTTCGAGAGCCAGCACCCCGAGGTCGCGGCGGTGCTCAACACCTACCAGGCGGCGCAGGCCGAGGCAGCGAGCGCCGACCTCGCCTACCAGAACGCCCAGCGCGCGCTCGACGAGGCTCAGAAACAGATCGCGACCACGGGCAAGCGCTCGGCCCAGTACGACCAGGTGATGAGCCGGTACCAGGCCGCCTACGCGCGCCAGCGGGCCGCCCAGAGCAGTCTGGAGCAGGCGCGTGGAGCGCGATGGCGGCTGCAGAGCGATGCGGTCAAGCTCAACGTCCTGCGCCAGCGTGTTGCGAGCGGCAAGAACCTGGTTCCCCAGGCCCAGGCGGCGCTGGAGAAGCTGCGCCGGCGGCCCGAGGTGGCCATGATCGCCAAAGGCAAGCAGCAGGCGGAGGAGGCTGCCGCGCAGGTGTCTCGTCTGGAGGCCGAGGTGGCGAAGCTGGCGCTCACCGCGCCAGCCAGTGGCCTGCTGCGGGAGGTCAGGGCTCGCCCCGGCCAGCAGGTGCGGGCGGGGCAGTGCGTGGCCGTCATCAGCGAGAGTGGCGGCGCCCGTCTCGTCTTCCAGGCCAGCCTGAAGGACGGTCAGCGTCTGGCAGTCGGCATGAAGGCGACTGTCAGCCTGCCTGACGGCAGCACCTTCGCCGGGACGCTCAGTCAACTCGCCCCGGAGAAGACACTGGTGCGCGTCTACGTCGTGCCGCTCAAGTACAGGGAACAGCCTGCCCCGGGGACGCCCCTGACCGTGAAGCTGTAGGCCTCCCGCCCCCGGCCTGCGCGCAGGTCCCCCGCCGTGTCTTGTCCAACCTGACTCCGCCCGGCCGCATGGGCCACACGTGCGGCCGCGCGGAGGTGCCGGATGCCCGCTCGCCGCCTCGTCTGCTGCCTGCTCCTGCTGATCCCCTCACTCCTGTGCGCCGCCCCGCATCTCTTCTGGGCCTCCAGCCCGGTGGCGCCGGGAGAGACCGTGCTGCTCGTCGGTGACGAGCTGGCCGCGGTCACGGTGTCTCTCTCCCGCCTGCCCGACAGTCCCAAGGACCCCAGGCAGGCCGTCGAGATCACGGGCGCGGGCCTGATGCAGCCCACCAACGGCTCGGTCAAGTTCGTGGTTCCGGCGTCGTGGCGGCGGGGGCTGTACCGGTGCGAGGTGAAGAGCGCCACCGGCGCGGCGACGACCCTCCTGAACCGGCCGGTCATCTGGTGGCTGCAGGGCGAGGGGCATGTGGAGCTGCCGCCGGGGGAGCGGCTGCACCTGTTCGGCAACTGCCTGGGCAACACCGAGCAGCGGCCGGTGACGGTCGAGCTGACCGGGCCGAAGACCGTGCGGCTGCAGGCGCCCGCGGGGGTGGAGATCGTGACCACCCTCCCCTCGAGCCTGCCCGAGGGCTCGTACCAGGTGCGCCTGAGCAACGGCTACGGCGGCGCTGCGGCCTGGAGCGACCCCGTGCCGCTGACGGTCCGCCGCGAGCAGCCGTGGCCGACGCAGCGCTTTGACGTGACGGACTTCGGCGCGGATCCCCAGGGACAGGCGGACTGCAGTGCCGCCGTGGCCGCCGCCATCGCCAAAGCGGCCGCGGGCAGCGGCGGGGTCGTGTTCTTCCCGCGCGGGCGCTATCAACTGACGCAGACGATCGAGCTGCCGCGCTTCGTGACGCTCCAGGGCGAGGGGCGCGAGTTGGTCAACCTCTACTGGCCGGACCTGAGGGATCCCCTCCCGGCGCAGATCAAGGGCACGAACTCCTTCGCCCTCCAAGACCTCACGCTCTACTGCAGCAACTACAGCCGCTTCCTGGTGGGTGACGACCGGCAGCCCGAGGCGGGTCACGTTCGCCTGGAGCGCCTCACGATCCGCGCCGACCGCTACCGGGGCCACATGACCGCCGATGAGGTGGACCGCCGGATGCGCAGCGGCGGGGGCAACCAGTGCCCGCTGCTGTCGCTGGGCGGGCGCGATGTCGTCATCACCGATTGCGACCTGCAGTCCAGCGGCATGGTGTTCTGGCTGTCGCGGCTGCGCGGCGCATACGTCGCGCGCAACACGCTGCGCAACGGGCGCTGGGGCTGGTACTGTCTGTCCGGCAGCGATGGCGTGATCCTCGACGGCAACCGGTTCATCGGCGGCGACCTCATGGCCACCGGCGGGGGGCTGAACTGTCTGGACGGCTCCTCGTATTCCCAGCACGTCTACTATGCTCACAACACGCTCACCGACATGTTCGGGTGGGACCGCGAGGCCATGACCTCGGACGCCGGTGGGGGCGCGTACTTCGGCAAGGTCGCCGCCTCCACGCCGACGGTGACGACCACGGCCGAGGACACGAAGGACGGTGCGCGCTGGGGCGGGGGCGGTGTCTACATCCTCGACGGCAAGGGCATGGGCCAGTACCGCCGCGTGGCGGCGATCAACGGCCGCGAGATCACCGTGGACCGCCCCTGGGACGTGCCGCCCGACGCGACCTCGATCCTCACCGTCTGCGCCTTCCAGGGCCGCTGCCTCTTCGTCGGCAATGACTTCACCGATGCCGGCGTGGCGCTGCAGTTCTATGGCAACGCCATCGAGCACCTCATGATCGGCAACGTGTCGCGGCGCACGGCCGGCTTCCACAACTTCGGCATGAACTACAGCAACGGCATCCAGCCCAGTTGGTACCTGCAGTGGCTCGACAACACCATCAGCGAGGGCAACACCTACTGGAGCGATCACGACAACTGGCGGCTGTCGGGCGAGGCGCACATCGGCGTCTACATCTTCCCCCCGGCCGCCAACTGGCAGACGCCGCTGACGCTGGGGACGATGGTGCGGCGCAACAAGCTGCAGAGCAACGCCCACATCATGCTGGGCTGCGAGTGGAACGGCCCCGGGGCGGACCGGCCGGGGCGACACGTGCGCGATGCCATCGTGGAGCACAACCAGATCGCCCGGTCCGAACTGGGCATCTACGCATACACGCCGGTCGAGGGCCTGGTCATCCGCGAGAACAGGTTCGACCGCGTCCGCCGGCCGCTGGACGGGCCGGGGCTGGCGGGGGCCTACGTGACGCCGGAGGAGCGGGCAGTGGGTCTGCGGGCGACGCTGCTGGCGATGGGGGCCGACCTGGGCCTGTGGCCGGCGGGCGCCAACTCAGCGACGCCCGAGCCACTGGCCGCGAAGCTGGAGGCGTTGGTGGCACGGGTGCGAGAGGGCGGGGTACAAGCCCCTGAGGCCGGCGGGGTACGAGCCCCCGCCCTGCAGTGGGAGGGTCTGCGGCTGATCCTGACGGAGGCGGGGCGCAAGTTC contains:
- a CDS encoding NUDIX domain-containing protein, with protein sequence MRVRVAAIVVHEGRVLLVSTKRGKPGYLVPPGGGVEEGEGLAEAVEREVREEAGLVVRAGKLLAYRELQMSRGLALELYLSAWLDPGEAPPDEPAEERDVLWVALDELPGLPHFPEQLAELACLSASGEGGALFLGTADLRAVVEASNMTKREANGE
- a CDS encoding HlyD family efflux transporter periplasmic adaptor subunit — encoded protein: MSKRLWQIVVAAAVVLVLGILVGLYATGRLPGRQAAVTQPVPPTPERTTTRQPRPRPAGLSLRGQVEAAQTREVTSPRDGRVVALGCSERQPVAQGQLLMQVDVPALRQQLADAKKRQAHLQALLEKADDPELRDKLQAAEAHASEAVAKQQQMQAELSEFESQHPEVAAVLNTYQAAQAEAASADLAYQNAQRALDEAQKQIATTGKRSAQYDQVMSRYQAAYARQRAAQSSLEQARGARWRLQSDAVKLNVLRQRVASGKNLVPQAQAALEKLRRRPEVAMIAKGKQQAEEAAAQVSRLEAEVAKLALTAPASGLLREVRARPGQQVRAGQCVAVISESGGARLVFQASLKDGQRLAVGMKATVSLPDGSTFAGTLSQLAPEKTLVRVYVVPLKYREQPAPGTPLTVKL
- a CDS encoding NEW3 domain-containing protein is translated as MPARRLVCCLLLLIPSLLCAAPHLFWASSPVAPGETVLLVGDELAAVTVSLSRLPDSPKDPRQAVEITGAGLMQPTNGSVKFVVPASWRRGLYRCEVKSATGAATTLLNRPVIWWLQGEGHVELPPGERLHLFGNCLGNTEQRPVTVELTGPKTVRLQAPAGVEIVTTLPSSLPEGSYQVRLSNGYGGAAAWSDPVPLTVRREQPWPTQRFDVTDFGADPQGQADCSAAVAAAIAKAAAGSGGVVFFPRGRYQLTQTIELPRFVTLQGEGRELVNLYWPDLRDPLPAQIKGTNSFALQDLTLYCSNYSRFLVGDDRQPEAGHVRLERLTIRADRYRGHMTADEVDRRMRSGGGNQCPLLSLGGRDVVITDCDLQSSGMVFWLSRLRGAYVARNTLRNGRWGWYCLSGSDGVILDGNRFIGGDLMATGGGLNCLDGSSYSQHVYYAHNTLTDMFGWDREAMTSDAGGGAYFGKVAASTPTVTTTAEDTKDGARWGGGGVYILDGKGMGQYRRVAAINGREITVDRPWDVPPDATSILTVCAFQGRCLFVGNDFTDAGVALQFYGNAIEHLMIGNVSRRTAGFHNFGMNYSNGIQPSWYLQWLDNTISEGNTYWSDHDNWRLSGEAHIGVYIFPPAANWQTPLTLGTMVRRNKLQSNAHIMLGCEWNGPGADRPGRHVRDAIVEHNQIARSELGIYAYTPVEGLVIRENRFDRVRRPLDGPGLAGAYVTPEERAVGLRATLLAMGADLGLWPAGANSATPEPLAAKLEALVARVREGGVQAPEAGGVRAPALQWEGLRLILTEAGRKFPQGLPMEKVAPYLGLRMVMPWSAPLHNHLQGRPGGGPSRLDLTVTSSGVVAEPMSVRAEVTVPAGWQASPGQEVSLPPGGKADLSVPVVVPEKAWAGHELPVALLVQVGDTSLRLNQTIRVGSGFITQWAVLGPFANKAGEPLDRTLRPPDDGVDFAAAYDGVAGKVSWTPVTQYENGFWINFARLFGQPQGGTAYIAACLNAPRAMPAQIRLGCSGGAVAMANGEVVWTWEKSQGAGPGQFAFPIHLKAGDNALVLKLSSVTEQWTEVCEIGPAPGGEPLTGVTVVPAGELKGRPCFAPPQRSGSPTDQPQHTGGVNWKLRYADDLSRPTLGPRWLVGSGNWKITEGVLYSSGTAFLCYAEKVPAPVRIEYDARAATAALGDLSACWLKDPKDYQSGLLCGFGANGNTVNKVVLGGEQVAQSAGPLVRPNTWHHVIVQILPSGKVQLIVDDQLSLEQQISPGEAKFPGLWSWGAEGSFRSIRIWAP